A genomic segment from Parcubacteria group bacterium CG10_big_fil_rev_8_21_14_0_10_36_14 encodes:
- a CDS encoding formate hydrogenlyase, whose translation MSRDASWIFHSAPFIIFAVTIVVGANIPLFGLFFNNTLTGDMLIIVYALSIGTFFLALAGMDTGSAFGGFGSSREMTLSALAEGGLIFSLLTVALISDTTNLFAISSSIFGQGQHFFSALLAFSGFFIVLLAETARFPYDNPDTHLELTMIHEAMILEYSGKRLALMEWASANKLLIFFALGTNLFFPLGLAQNAYTGAIVAGIAIFMVKILIFCLVIALIESSMAKFRFFRLPDLLLISFILNVIALGIIH comes from the coding sequence ATAAGCCGTGATGCCTCGTGGATTTTTCATTCTGCTCCATTTATTATTTTTGCCGTAACTATTGTGGTAGGAGCGAATATTCCTCTCTTTGGACTTTTTTTCAATAATACTTTAACCGGAGATATGCTGATTATCGTGTATGCACTCTCTATCGGTACTTTCTTTTTGGCGTTAGCCGGTATGGATACGGGGAGTGCTTTCGGAGGATTCGGTTCCAGCCGAGAAATGACTCTTTCTGCTTTAGCGGAAGGTGGACTTATTTTTTCTCTTTTGACAGTGGCCTTAATCAGTGACACTACGAATTTATTTGCCATTTCCAGCTCTATATTTGGACAGGGTCAACATTTTTTTTCTGCGCTGTTGGCTTTTAGCGGATTTTTTATTGTGCTACTGGCTGAAACAGCAAGGTTTCCATATGACAATCCGGACACTCATTTGGAATTGACGATGATTCACGAAGCAATGATTTTAGAGTATTCCGGTAAAAGATTAGCCTTGATGGAATGGGCTTCCGCTAATAAGCTACTTATTTTCTTTGCTTTGGGAACAAATTTGTTTTTTCCTTTAGGTTTAGCGCAAAATGCATATACTGGCGCGATCGTTGCAGGCATTGCTATTTTTATGGTAAAGATACTTATTTTTTGTTTGGTTATTGCCTTGATTGAATCTAGTATGGCTAAGTTTCGTTTTTTCCGATTACCGGATCTTTTGTTAATCTCTTTTATTCTTAATGTGATAGCCCTCGGCATCATTCACTAA